Within the Nicotiana tabacum cultivar K326 chromosome 11, ASM71507v2, whole genome shotgun sequence genome, the region GGTAGTATCCAGGCCAGCTTGAGTGCACCCGACTATTCCATAGGGTATCTGCTACCTCGCACAAGTATAGGTACCGGCTAACTCTACCTACCAAGGTTAGGCATATGGGAAGGATATTGAGAATTCATATTGCCAACCTCAACTAGTTTGCGATTGATTGGTAGTAGTAGTTGTTAGTGGTCTGTTGCAGGGCAGATTTAAGGGATGGTAATTGGGTTGGGAATTTATTGGCTGATTGGTATTACCCGATAGGATTTAGAAATGACTCCTAGGTGGATGATGTTGCCAGCATTTGAATTCTCGAATACATGATTGAGGTTTTAGTATTGGCCGTTATGTAGTTGTGTACGATTACGAGATATGTAGAATGTCAAAGGAAATTCTTGAATAGAATGTGAATCGTATTCATCCATTATCTGCCGAAGGATATGATGGCAGGAGAATTCATCCACTTCAGATGCTCAATATTAATTCTCTAATAGTCCTAgttggtttgatttatttttttttggaaaagcaaaaaaaaaaaaaaaaaaataaaagagagaagaaaTTCCCAGTTGGTTTAGTTGTTTACTTCCTTGAAACTTCAATTTTGTTCCTTAACAAGTATGTGTATCTTTTATTctagaaaatacaaataaaaagaagaaaaccgGAAGTTACAAAACCCTTTTAAAGTTTCTTCCTGTCCCTTCTCTCTTTGATAACTATGAAATTGATCCCATTTGAAGTCTTTCAGAGGCTTCTGTATTTGGTCTAACAGTTTCACTCGTTAGAACTTGTTGCCTAAGACAACTTATTGCCGCTTGTCAAACACATATATATATCAATCGAGATTGTCTCGGCTTCTTAGGTACATGAGGAAGCAGCCTAACATCTTTTCAATTGAAATCCCAATCAAAGACAAGTTTTACCAAAAGAGAGGATTCACTTTCCGAAATTTCAAGTGATATGATTCCTCCTCCAGAAGCTAAAGTTGAATGATTGAAGTCTCCTTTGGGTTCAATCGAAGAGATCGAAGCGAAGTCATCAATTCAACCATTCGAATGGTCTCCCCTAAGATTGATCTCTTCTCCAAATAAGCCGAACCTCGATACCGCATTCATCAAAAAGATATGGCCATCTCTCTAGGTTGCACAACCCCTTTAGATCGTTCTATTCCCCCATCGCTCCAAAcatatgtatatgtgtgtgtgtgcgcgcacACACACACGCGTATATTTGCGTGCCCCCTGTTAGAATCGTTGAGGTGTGCACAAGATGGCACCAATGTAGCTCAATCAAtataaacaacaacaactactactacgagacatcaaaataaaaaacaaacaaaaatgctTGCATGCTTCCCACGACCCCCAGACACCCTAAAGAACATGcattacacaaaaaaaaaatgtttttaccCTTCATCTGAAAGTGGCCCTTGCTAGCTGCTGGAATACTTCTTTGTGAAGTCCCTTACTGTATAAAGGAGCTTAACATATGATTAAGGTTTCTTCTGGGTTATGAGATTTGGCATGGTCAAATTCATGGCATGAATATACTTAGAGATCGCATAGATGTGAGAATGTGTGTGAGCTTTGCGTATTCAAGTGTCCCAAAATTCCTTTTGGTTATCCATGCTCCAATGGCACGTAGGTGGATTGGGCAATGGGAGAAAGTGCAGAATATCTGAAATTTCCTTGTGGTTCTATTAAGAGGACAGAATGAGAAGCAATTGATATTCGACGGCTTTGTTTTTAAACTCTGAGAGGAGGGGATGTGAAGAAACTGAAATGGGCTAACATATTGTATGCGCATGTGGAATGTTTAAAGAAATTCCAGGTATAATTAGCTTCTAACAATCTGAGTAAGTTTCCATATGACAAGAATTCATCTATGTTCTAAATTTCATATCCCTAATTCTCTTCATTATTTGAATGTTTTGAAGATACACAAAAGAGTGAACAAAGTGATTTTCCattattttttgtcactcttgTTCAACTGCTGCTTTCCTTCTGAGTTCTTATTAATCTGTTGGGTGGGTGTGTACTTATGTCATGTATGTTCATGTTGGGAAAACTTCATTGATTGCTAAAGTATGTAATTTTGGTCAACTTGCTGTTATCATCTTTGTACAGAGCTTCCAAACTGATGAAATCATCCTGTTGAAGATGCATTTTGTCTTGTTGGAATTTGGAGAGGGTTACTTTGTGAAGGGTTTGCGGTCTGTGTCTGACAACTTTCTTTTGAAGAGAAGAAAGCTTAGCCTATTTCCATTTCATCAGCACTTTTAAGGTTGCTTTATTTTGCAAAGGCCCATAAATAATCTTGCCAGTTTGATCTCCTCATGTTAGAAGGCCGTATGGCGGTTGTCAAACCAGAGGTATGTAATGAAGAACAGAGGTTTATGTTCAAAGGCTACATGACtccattattatatttatagTGGAGACGAGTTATGTTAATGTTTTCCCCTCTGCTAATCTCTAACCTCTTCTGGCTCTTTTTTATCTGTTGCTCTGTTTGGGTTTTAGGGTTGCACTTACTTGAGCCATGAGTTGCTTTGAGATGGggaatatttgttttttttactaAGACGATCCATTAGTTTTGTGAGCTTcactttaaattaaaaaattgatatTGCTGGAAGAGGAATTGTGTTTCTTAGCGTAATGATGTCATGTTGTTTTACACCAGAAATAATTAGATAGAACAATGCACTTGAACGTTGTGCTTCATATTATCCAACTTGAAAGTCAATACTATATAGCTTGAAATGCTGGCTTATTCGCATGACTGACTATAGTAGACTTGaagctttttcttcttctttttgttagGGTCTGACCGTTCTTGTTTACTTGCATGAAATGCGTAGGTGGATCATccattttctcattgaaaacaCTGTTATTTCTTTGAGTATTGAATGTACGTTGAACGACTGTAGAATGGCCAAAATCCTTTTTGTATGGGAATATAATATTGTTGTAACCTGTTTAAAGTCCAAGGTGTGGGCAGTAGATCCTTGTTGCATTTCTGTTGCTTTCTATATTACACTTTTCAAAGCTGTCGCTATTTTGCATTATCCGCTTTTGTAATTGCTTTGTGGTTCATTGGTTAAGATGAAGTCCTACATTTGGCTCCAAACTGCTGATGGATCGATCCAACAAGTAGAGGAAGAGGTTGCCATGTTTTGCCCAATGATATGCAGAGAAGTACTTCAAACTGGCGCGGGATCCTCAAAAAATTGTGCAATATCACTTCCTCAACGAGTCAATGCTGCTATTCTGGGCTTAATACTGGATTATTGTCGGTTTCATCAAGTTCCTGGCCGTTCTAATAAGGTCAGTTCTCCGTTTCCTTGTTGTAACAGTGCAGTGCCTCCTAGAAAGTGCAGGATTTTCGGTTTGCCTGTTCATGTGCATGGTTTATGtgacatttcttttcttttcttttcttttttcttttttttttcttttttttaaaatttgagtGTAATGGATGTCTTTTATGTAGGAGCGCAAGACTTTTGATGAAAAGTTCATCCGGTTAGATACCAAGAAGTTATGTGAGCTGACATCTGCTGCTGACAGCCTTCAACTGAGGCCTCTGGTTGACCTTACAAGTCGAGCACTTGCTCGGATGATTGAAGGCAAAACTCCCGAGGAAATACGTGAAACTTTCCATTTACCTGATGATCTAACAGAGGTCCTTATTCTGACAGAAAATATTTGTAGCCCTCTCTCTCCATATTGTTGGTGTTTCTCACTTGGAAATGGTTTATCTTTAGGAGGAGAAGTTGGAACCTTTGAGAAATATGACCGATGATCCACGCATCCGCCTTCTCAATCGACTTTATGCAAGGAAaaggaaagaattaaaagaaagagagaaattaaAGGTACTTTAAGATCTGGCTCTTGTGCTTGTATCTTGGCCATGGTTGCTTGATGCTACTTGATGAATTTTTGTGTATGCACTCTGACTTTGCTTTATTTCCTTTCCTCATTATGTATTTCCAGAATGTTGAGGTAGAAGAAGAGCAGCATGTGGATGAACGATCAGTTGATGATCTTCTTTCGTTCATAAATGGGGAAGATGAAGGTAAGATTAAGACTTAGTTAACACCCTATATTTTTGCTGTAGGGTTGCTCTGCTTTCTGCATGTTGCATTACTAAAATAATTGAACTGTTTTGCATGCCTATAATCTGCATATTACCCAGTATTATGTTTTGGTGAAGTTGCATTTTGGCTGCCTGACATTACCGCATTTTGGCTGCCTGACCTGACCCcattatatgtgtgtgtgtataaaacatatacatatatataactcGTAGCTTTAGATCATTATGTCTCAGGTTTTATATTGTGGTTTGTGATGCTTATTCTGGAAAGGTTAAGAAAATAATGTGGAATCTACCATGACTATCGATCAGTCTTATAAGTTATATTTTTTGTGTATTATTTGCTGGTCTATAATCAGATCCATAATTTCTATGGTGACGCAACCTTCTGATGGTATACTGTAACTTTTATAGCCTCTTTTGGGTTATTCTTTGAGTTTGATTATCATACTTACAATTTTGAGCTTGGTGGTCTATTTTGCAGATTCTAAGGGTGTAAGAACAACAAAgagtaaaaagaaaaataggaggaGAAAAGAACAAGCTAGAAATtcctcaacaaataatgaaactgGTAACCATAATCAGGTTAGCACCTGTTGAGCTATGGgattttctcttctttgtttttttgttttcattttcgtTTTTGGTCGATGTGTGTGTGTCTtgttgggggtggggtggggtgaggtgggggggggggggcagagaGTTGCTTCCaagtgtcttttttttttttcactttgaCATTTGTTGGCTTGACTGGTGCTGTTGGTACACAGGAATCTAGCTTTCCTGCATCTAGCTGCCTGAATGATGATGTTCCTTCTCCAAGTAAACCTTCTGATCTGCAAGACCCTGCATTTGATGAAGGTGATATTGACGATGAATTAGATCCTGTAATGAAGGAAGAAATTGACAGGTTTGATTATTTACTTAGATTGTTTTCTTCCACTGATCAAATTACATTATTGTCTCTGTAGATGGATGTGTAAAAGACTATATGAGGTGATTGTAGTTACTTACAACTTATTGAATGAATTATGTTCTTCGAGAGAGGCACCCAAGGTTGTGGCTTAGTGGTCATCGAAGTGGGTGAAAACTTTGGATTCCAAGGTTTAAATCCCAACAGAGACAAAATATTAGGTTATTTCTTCCCATCTGCTAAGCCTAGGTGGGTAGAGTTACACGGTACTTGTGCTTGTGGGAGATAGCATGTATCCGGTGGAATAATCGAGGTGTGCCCAAGCTGGCACAGATACCACCATCATAAAAAGTTCTTTCAGAGTGGTTGTATTGAGCTACTATTATTTCCTTGGTGAAAGGATTTCTTTTTTGGGTAATTAGTTACCCCGTGTGTTGATACAATCTTTTTACTCCTGAAAAgctgttcttttcttttcctcctcctcttctcCTGGATCGTGCTATTCAAGGGGAACCTTGTTACAGTGGCTTCTGCCGAGGCTGCATGCAAGTGttgtttttttctcctttttccttGATAACCGAGAAATCCCCGAGACGGTTCAAAGCTCGATGTATGATGGGCTCGCCTCTCTACTCTTCTCTGCTTAAATAACAAGCTTTTTTGTCTGTGGCAGGATTCGAACCCGTGATGTGTGCCTAACCCAGACATCATGCATTGCACTCTTACCACTAGACTGAAGCCCTAGGAGCCTGCATGCAAGTGTTAAAAACCATACTTTAATCATCCATTAATTGTCAATGCATATCCATGCATATTGGAGAGCTTTTGCCTGCAATATAGCTTCCCTAGTCAAAATTCTGGATCGTAACTTTGAATCTAGTACCTCCAGAAGCAAAATCGATTTTTTGTCTAGTCTTCATTTGAAACAAAAACCGAGAAAAAGTGAAATAGACAGAAACTTCTTACCTATTTTTATTACTTAGTCTTTTTCCTCATCTGACATTCATTTCTTACCTAAGCTTCATACCCCTTTTCCTCTTTTCTAGACTTTGTGCAAAGTTGGATTTAGCATTTTAGTGCTGCATTTAGCTCTTACAAACTTTAAACAGAGTAACCCTACAGCTATAATCAGCAGATAGCAACGGAAAAGACATTATAGTGTTAGCATGTTTCTAGCTGGAATCTGATTACAGATTGGAGTTAATGGATAAATTGGAATCATTATAGCATTGTCATTTTATCCTCATTGGATCTTGTGTTGATAGAATCTCCAAATATTTGATGATGATTGCTACTTTTAATTTGTGCAAGAAGTAGAAGTTCCATATGAATTCTGTAACCGCAGAGGGGATTGTTTCTATTTCTGGAGCCCATCTTACCTtacattttaacaaaaaaaaattgcaagtaaaatcaTTTCATACCAATATATCTTATTTCATTGACTAAAATAAGGGATgacaaaagaaaataaatctaCTCTCTTAtcaaggaaaaaaagagagaacaaaTGCACGTACAAATATAAGAAGGATATGTTTTTCACGTCGTTACAGATGCAGGGAAAATTGAACATAGTTTTATATATTGATTCATCACACAGGGACCATCCAGTTATTTCCCCCTCCCCCAGTGGC harbors:
- the LOC107799527 gene encoding SKP1-like protein 21 isoform X1, whose product is MLEGRMAVVKPEMKSYIWLQTADGSIQQVEEEVAMFCPMICREVLQTGAGSSKNCAISLPQRVNAAILGLILDYCRFHQVPGRSNKERKTFDEKFIRLDTKKLCELTSAADSLQLRPLVDLTSRALARMIEGKTPEEIRETFHLPDDLTEEEKLEPLRNMTDDPRIRLLNRLYARKRKELKEREKLKNVEVEEEQHVDERSVDDLLSFINGEDEDSKGVRTTKSKKKNRRRKEQARNSSTNNETGNHNQESSFPASSCLNDDVPSPSKPSDLQDPAFDEGDIDDELDPVMKEEIDREVEDFARRLNSVWPERMQEILSLGQERRPVPLSVNGNGSLKRYTAGLDGR
- the LOC107799527 gene encoding SKP1-like protein 21 isoform X2, coding for MLEGRMAVVKPEMKSYIWLQTADGSIQQVEEEVAMFCPMICREVLQTGAGSSKNCAISLPQRVNAAILGLILDYCRFHQVPGRSNKERKTFDEKFIRLDTKKLCELTSAADSLQLRPLVDLTSRALARMIEGKTPEEIRETFHLPDDLTEEEKLEPLRNMTDDPRIRLLNRLYARKRKELKEREKLKNVEVEEEQHVDERSVDDLLSFINGEDEDSKGVRTTKSKKKNRRRKEQARNSSTNNETGNHNQESSFPASSCLNDDVPSPSKPSDLQDPAFDEGDIDDELDPVMKEEIDREVEDFARRLNSVWPERMQEILSLGQERRPVPLSVNGNGSLKRYTGLDGR